In Vespa velutina chromosome 1, iVesVel2.1, whole genome shotgun sequence, the genomic stretch AGGATTTAAAACAGTAAGGAAACACTCTTCCGTTTACTCCtgcattataattattctcaaacgaatatgattttatttatcgatttttcaccaaaatttgattattatcttttccgGTATTAATCAAGttcaatatttgatatttattttcttatgcgttttcttattttatcatttttcatcaatattatacttcaatctttttatcatatatcaaTAAGATCATTTTATTGGCCAATATCTAACATTTGATAACAGGCTATCGACGTTACGATAATGCTACATCGAAAGCAATGTATATCTTCAATACTGTATTACATTCTAAATGTTCAAAATTGGCCGGCAAATACGTCCGATCTGGTATGcgtaataatctttttccAAACGTGGTAAGCAAAAgtgatatatgtacataaattaaattgttaaagacgataatattatataaatcgtaaAGGTCATACGATTTTTCATTAGGCAGTACATCATGGTGGGAAAATCGTGCAAAATAATGTACGTCAAACTGCCAGTTCCGTATTCGAATCTACAAAACAGAAAAGTGTCTTTCGATTACGAAGATGGCTAATCGGCATATTGATTTTCCTACTAATGTCATTAGTAATTATTAACAGTTTCGCTACTGGACagtttcgtataattaatttcggtaatatcgaaaaggaaaatttagaAGGTTAGTCAAATGAAAGCagtattgttaaaatataattatttataattaattattattaatatatacttattaatattaataataataataataataataataataataataataataataataataaatcgaataaactTATAATCAgtcataaatattcattttagatAATTATGAACAGACTATTACGTCAACGGTTGATTCTGGTTATCTAGTAAGCACTAGTGGTTGCAAAATACCAGCTATAGAACCGTTCGATCGAGCGATTATGCGTTTCATACAAAAGGAAAAGCCTATCGTATGTAAAGCTGGAACAATACCACCGCTAATAGAATCTAATAACTTTCTGGTATATGTAAATCCGCTCTCGCAAATGCTTTACTATAACAAATCAACGGATATTGTTAATTGCTGTTGGAATGCGTTTGAACGCAagaaaaacaacgataatgcTAATATGTTAGTATGATCGAAGATAATAAGGTAAAAAGTATCGTCTATTTTGTCTACTCAACCGTTCaacaaatttaattctatttgcAGATACAACGACAAGTGTTACTTCTTCAGTAAAGACAACCAAGTGACGGCGGAATTTGTAAAAGTCGAATGTTGGCGaggaaacgataaaatatacaaagatTATCACGCCTTTGTACCTCGAAAACCGGATGTAGAGGAAAGATGCGAAAAGGTGAAGAAAACAAATCCCGTTGAAAATCAACTGAGCATCCTGGTGATAGGTATTGACTCGGTTTCAAGATTAAACTTTCGTCGAAGTATGCCAAAAACTGTGAAAATTCTGGAAGATTTAAAAGCAGCAGAGATGTTGGGTTATACTAAAGTAGCCGATAATACGTATCCAAATTTGGTAACTGTATTGTCCGGTCTAAATACAGCAGAGTTGAAAAAACTCTGTTGGCAGCACGAGAAGAAGACTTTCGACGAATGCCCGTTCATCTGGAAAACCATGAGCTCTGCTGGCTATCGAACGATATTCGGCGAGGATGCTTGTCACATGAGTatcttcaattatttaaagCCAGGATTTAAGATACAACCAACGGACTATTATCTACGACCTTTCTGTGTCGAAAGTGAAAACAATATCGGTAATACCAACAAATTAAACGCAAATCTTTGTGTTGGAACAAGATTAACATTTGAGAATCTTCTCAATTACATCGAAAAAGTAGCAACAACGTTTGCGAATGACCTTTATTTTGCATTTACCTGGATGGCCAGTTTAACCCacgattatttgaattttgcGCAATTGGGCGATGAGGGCTATTACAGGTTACTTGATGTCCTCTCGAAAAAATATCTACTCAACAATACGGCCCTAATAGTGATGAGTGATCACGGTATGAGATTCGGACAGTTTCGTCAAACCTTTCAAGGCAAGATGGAGGACAGTCTTCCGTTCGCATTTTTAGCTTTACCACAATGGTGGAGAAACAAATATCCGGTGGCATGGGCTAACATGCGAAGGAATACGCGTAGTCTCACAACTCCATTTGATCTTCATGAAACGTTAAAAGATCTAGCAGATCCAAGAAAAGTTGAAGAGAAATC encodes the following:
- the LOC124952324 gene encoding uncharacterized protein LOC124952324 isoform X1, which encodes MYIFNTVLHSKCSKLAGKYVRSGMRNNLFPNVAVHHGGKIVQNNVRQTASSVFESTKQKSVFRLRRWLIGILIFLLMSLVIINSFATGQFRIINFGNIEKENLEDNYEQTITSTVDSGYLVSTSGCKIPAIEPFDRAIMRFIQKEKPIVCKAGTIPPLIESNNFLVYVNPLSQMLYYNKSTDIVNCCWNAFERKKNNDNANIYNDKCYFFSKDNQVTAEFVKVECWRGNDKIYKDYHAFVPRKPDVEERCEKVKKTNPVENQLSILVIGIDSVSRLNFRRSMPKTVKILEDLKAAEMLGYTKVADNTYPNLVTVLSGLNTAELKKLCWQHEKKTFDECPFIWKTMSSAGYRTIFGEDACHMSIFNYLKPGFKIQPTDYYLRPFCVESENNIGNTNKLNANLCVGTRLTFENLLNYIEKVATTFANDLYFAFTWMASLTHDYLNFAQLGDEGYYRLLDVLSKKYLLNNTALIVMSDHGMRFGQFRQTFQGKMEDSLPFAFLALPQWWRNKYPVAWANMRRNTRSLTTPFDLHETLKDLADPRKVEEKSLRLRADLISSGKIPRGISFFLPIPNHRTCNMAGIPNNLCMCHKSKDISLNDMGVQNSVKYLMDVLNNMMAPYSLCAKLYLRTIKQAKVPINSNESSWIDYSIQFQTYPGEAIFEGMVRYRKDEKSYNLLGTIGRLNAYGNQSACMNDFNMRLYCYCL
- the LOC124952324 gene encoding uncharacterized protein LOC124952324 isoform X2 — its product is MSLVIINSFATGQFRIINFGNIEKENLEDNYEQTITSTVDSGYLVSTSGCKIPAIEPFDRAIMRFIQKEKPIVCKAGTIPPLIESNNFLVYVNPLSQMLYYNKSTDIVNCCWNAFERKKNNDNANIYNDKCYFFSKDNQVTAEFVKVECWRGNDKIYKDYHAFVPRKPDVEERCEKVKKTNPVENQLSILVIGIDSVSRLNFRRSMPKTVKILEDLKAAEMLGYTKVADNTYPNLVTVLSGLNTAELKKLCWQHEKKTFDECPFIWKTMSSAGYRTIFGEDACHMSIFNYLKPGFKIQPTDYYLRPFCVESENNIGNTNKLNANLCVGTRLTFENLLNYIEKVATTFANDLYFAFTWMASLTHDYLNFAQLGDEGYYRLLDVLSKKYLLNNTALIVMSDHGMRFGQFRQTFQGKMEDSLPFAFLALPQWWRNKYPVAWANMRRNTRSLTTPFDLHETLKDLADPRKVEEKSLRLRADLISSGKIPRGISFFLPIPNHRTCNMAGIPNNLCMCHKSKDISLNDMGVQNSVKYLMDVLNNMMAPYSLCAKLYLRTIKQAKVPINSNESSWIDYSIQFQTYPGEAIFEGMVRYRKDEKSYNLLGTIGRLNAYGNQSACMNDFNMRLYCYCL